From Chloroflexota bacterium:
AAACCCCGCGGCGGGTCGTCTGTGGCTTGCTCTGGACACAAAGAGCGGCACGAGAGGTGGCAAAACTGCTCTCGCACCCCCCCCGACCTGTACCACTCACGGATTATGGGAGTTCGTGTGTGATTGCACATTCGTCAGAAATAGTATAAGGAATAAGAGGCATTGATGGCTCCGGCTACAATAGATTAGTCCCGAAGGAAGGACGAAAACTAGAGTGAGAGGAGCCACCAAATGAAGAATAGAGCAGCCAGGAAACTCAAGCAAGTCCCAGCCGGATACCTTATCGTAGGGGTTGATCCGCACAAGAAAAAACATGCGGTAGTCGCTATAAATGAAGACCTCGTTGTCCAA
This genomic window contains:
- a CDS encoding IS110 family transposase yields the protein MKNRAARKLKQVPAGYLIVGVDPHKKKHAVVAINEDLVVQTKFKFVNSRNGFDEALEKARLEMVKAGGISGACRT